In the genome of Monodelphis domestica isolate mMonDom1 chromosome 2, mMonDom1.pri, whole genome shotgun sequence, one region contains:
- the RWDD3 gene encoding RWD domain-containing protein 3 isoform X2, whose amino-acid sequence MGELVQEELSALESIFCGPDEWEVVSCSGGTSFRINTNGQGFLDENIPLHLSFHLPATYPFCLPGISVNSHHLTRAQCIVIKEKLLEQAEKLLSEPMVHQLVLWIQQNLKYLIGQPETTIGSEDCSLSTSTSVNDGMWITLLHLDHMRAKTKYVKTVEKWTSNLRLTGRLMFLGKIILILLQGDRNNIKEYLILQKTSKVDVDSSGKKCKEKMISILFETKVQMEHKRFLAFEVKEYSSLDELRKEFEAAGLKELFSEFVLKLANHHQFLNQIHR is encoded by the exons GTGGAACTTCATTCAGAATTAACACAAATGGACAAGGATTTTTGGATGAAAATATACCATTACATCTGTCATTTCATTTACCAGCTACTTACCCATTTTGCCTGCCAGGAATCTCAGTTAATTCTCACCACCTTACCAGAGCTCAATGTATAGTTATAAAAGAGAAGCTACTTGAACAAGCAGAAAAACTTTTGTCTGAGCCTATGGTACATCAGCTGGTTCTATGGATTCAACAGAATCTCAAGTACCTCATTGGGCAACCAGAAACAACTATTGGCTCTGAAGACTGCTCTTTGTCTACAAGTACATCTGTGAATGATGGAATGTGGATAACCCTTTTGCATTTAGATCATATGAGAGCAAAGACAAAGTATGTCAAAACTGTGGAGAAGTGGACTTCAAATTTAAGACTTACTGGAAGACTGATGTTTTTAGGCAAAATTATCCTTATTCTTCTACAAGGAGACAGAAACAATATCAAG GAGTACCTGATTCTTCAGAAAACCTCCAAAGTAGATGTGGACTCAAGCGGAAAGAAATGCAAAGAGAAAATGATTAGTATACTCTTTGAAACAAAAGTACAGATGGAACACAAAAG GTTCCTGGCATTTGAAGTCAAAGAGTATTCATCCTTGGATGAGTTACGAAAGGAATTTGAAGCTGCAGGACTCAAGGAGCTGTTCTCTGAGTTTGTACTTAAGctg GCTAACCATCACCAATTCCTTAACCAGATCCACAGATAG
- the RWDD3 gene encoding RWD domain-containing protein 3 isoform X1 → MGELVQEELSALESIFCGPDEWEVVSCSETGGTSFRINTNGQGFLDENIPLHLSFHLPATYPFCLPGISVNSHHLTRAQCIVIKEKLLEQAEKLLSEPMVHQLVLWIQQNLKYLIGQPETTIGSEDCSLSTSTSVNDGMWITLLHLDHMRAKTKYVKTVEKWTSNLRLTGRLMFLGKIILILLQGDRNNIKEYLILQKTSKVDVDSSGKKCKEKMISILFETKVQMEHKRFLAFEVKEYSSLDELRKEFEAAGLKELFSEFVLKLANHHQFLNQIHR, encoded by the exons AAACAGGTGGAACTTCATTCAGAATTAACACAAATGGACAAGGATTTTTGGATGAAAATATACCATTACATCTGTCATTTCATTTACCAGCTACTTACCCATTTTGCCTGCCAGGAATCTCAGTTAATTCTCACCACCTTACCAGAGCTCAATGTATAGTTATAAAAGAGAAGCTACTTGAACAAGCAGAAAAACTTTTGTCTGAGCCTATGGTACATCAGCTGGTTCTATGGATTCAACAGAATCTCAAGTACCTCATTGGGCAACCAGAAACAACTATTGGCTCTGAAGACTGCTCTTTGTCTACAAGTACATCTGTGAATGATGGAATGTGGATAACCCTTTTGCATTTAGATCATATGAGAGCAAAGACAAAGTATGTCAAAACTGTGGAGAAGTGGACTTCAAATTTAAGACTTACTGGAAGACTGATGTTTTTAGGCAAAATTATCCTTATTCTTCTACAAGGAGACAGAAACAATATCAAG GAGTACCTGATTCTTCAGAAAACCTCCAAAGTAGATGTGGACTCAAGCGGAAAGAAATGCAAAGAGAAAATGATTAGTATACTCTTTGAAACAAAAGTACAGATGGAACACAAAAG GTTCCTGGCATTTGAAGTCAAAGAGTATTCATCCTTGGATGAGTTACGAAAGGAATTTGAAGCTGCAGGACTCAAGGAGCTGTTCTCTGAGTTTGTACTTAAGctg GCTAACCATCACCAATTCCTTAACCAGATCCACAGATAG